Proteins encoded together in one Gemmatimonadota bacterium DH-78 window:
- a CDS encoding electron transfer flavoprotein subunit beta/FixA family protein, translating to MNITVCIKRTPDTETRIRIAEGGDSIDSGGVKYIVSPYDEFAVEAALRLREAAGDGTVTLVTLGDAAAAEQLRSGLAMGADKAVLLEGESGFDGLATARALATELEGHDAPLILLGVKAADDDAQQVGPMLATLMGRPCVTAVSDFELNGDTARCQREVEGGTEVVEVDLPAVITITKGAFEPRYASLKGIMAAKRKPLEQKAAEVPAARMTLEALELPPARPEGRIVGEGAEAAAELVRALREEAKVL from the coding sequence GTGAACATTACCGTCTGCATCAAGCGGACTCCGGATACCGAAACCCGGATCCGTATCGCCGAGGGTGGCGATTCCATCGACAGCGGGGGCGTGAAGTACATCGTCAGCCCCTACGACGAGTTCGCCGTGGAGGCCGCGCTGCGTCTGCGCGAGGCCGCCGGCGACGGCACCGTCACCCTGGTCACCCTGGGCGACGCGGCCGCGGCGGAGCAGCTCCGTTCCGGTCTCGCCATGGGCGCCGACAAGGCGGTGCTTCTCGAGGGGGAGTCCGGATTCGACGGTCTCGCCACGGCCCGCGCGCTCGCCACGGAGCTGGAGGGGCACGACGCTCCGCTGATCCTGCTCGGCGTGAAGGCGGCCGACGACGACGCGCAGCAGGTCGGGCCGATGCTGGCCACCCTGATGGGACGGCCCTGCGTGACGGCGGTGAGCGATTTCGAGCTGAACGGCGACACCGCGCGCTGCCAGCGCGAGGTGGAGGGGGGCACCGAGGTGGTCGAGGTCGATCTGCCCGCGGTGATCACCATCACGAAGGGTGCCTTCGAGCCGCGCTACGCGTCGCTGAAGGGCATCATGGCGGCCAAGCGCAAGCCGCTGGAGCAGAAGGCGGCCGAGGTGCCGGCCGCCCGCATGACACTGGAAGCGCTCGAGCTGCCGCCCGCACGTCCCGAGGGACGGATCGTGGGTGAGGGAGCCGAGGCGGCCGCGGAGCTCGTCCGTGCGCTGCGCGAAGAGGCCAAGGTACTCTGA
- a CDS encoding Na+/H+ antiporter NhaC family protein produces MTSDPTWISLLPPLLAIVLAIGTRQVYLSLAGGIWLGWTIMNGWNPLVGLAASVDALVDVFVDPGETRVLLFTLVIGALIATIESSGGVQGFIRWLEARDRVQTGRGARLLAVITGMIIFIESNITVLVAGSVARPLFDRYRISREKLAYLIDSTSAPICILIPLNAWGAYNLGILEGLGVDDALMVFVESIALNFYALAAVGLALFTAWSGWSPGAMKKAEERTRGGELLWPDATPLIDEGVLAPELAEGVEPRARNMIVPITVMVLAMPLGLWITGDGVITDGDGSTSVLWAVLLGLAAAWALLRTQGAASVDTLVRTGLKGAGGLVPLALILLLSLGIKDVASAMGTGPYVAQVTAGVIPPVIFLPLVFLVAAGIAFSTGTSWGTFGIMLPIAVPAAEALGLPLAPFVAASLSGGIFGDHCSPISDTTIISSMAAATDHIDHVRTQLPYALTGGAIAVVAFALVGATL; encoded by the coding sequence ATGACCAGCGACCCGACCTGGATCTCTCTGCTCCCGCCGCTCCTCGCGATCGTGCTCGCGATCGGTACGCGGCAGGTCTACCTCTCGCTCGCGGGGGGCATCTGGCTCGGCTGGACGATCATGAACGGGTGGAATCCGCTGGTCGGGCTCGCGGCCTCGGTCGACGCCCTCGTGGACGTGTTCGTCGATCCCGGCGAGACCCGTGTGCTGCTCTTCACCCTGGTGATCGGGGCGCTCATCGCCACGATCGAGTCGTCGGGAGGCGTGCAGGGCTTCATCCGCTGGCTCGAGGCGCGCGACCGCGTGCAGACGGGGCGCGGGGCGCGGCTGCTCGCCGTGATCACCGGCATGATCATCTTCATCGAGTCGAACATCACCGTGCTCGTGGCCGGCTCGGTGGCCCGGCCGCTCTTCGATCGCTACCGGATCTCGCGCGAGAAGCTCGCCTATCTCATCGACTCCACCTCGGCCCCCATCTGCATCCTGATTCCCCTCAACGCCTGGGGCGCGTACAACCTCGGCATTCTCGAGGGACTCGGAGTGGACGACGCGCTCATGGTGTTCGTGGAGTCGATCGCGCTGAACTTCTATGCGCTCGCCGCGGTGGGGCTCGCCCTCTTCACGGCCTGGTCCGGATGGAGTCCCGGAGCCATGAAGAAGGCGGAGGAACGCACGCGTGGCGGGGAACTGCTCTGGCCCGACGCCACCCCGCTGATCGACGAGGGCGTGCTCGCTCCCGAGCTGGCCGAGGGGGTGGAGCCGCGGGCCCGCAACATGATCGTGCCGATCACGGTGATGGTGCTCGCGATGCCGCTCGGCCTGTGGATCACCGGCGACGGCGTGATCACCGACGGCGACGGGTCCACCTCGGTGCTCTGGGCGGTGCTGCTGGGCCTGGCCGCCGCCTGGGCGCTGCTCCGCACGCAGGGAGCGGCCTCCGTCGACACGCTCGTGCGCACGGGGCTGAAGGGGGCGGGCGGGCTCGTGCCGCTGGCGCTGATCCTCCTGCTGAGCCTCGGCATCAAGGACGTGGCCTCGGCCATGGGCACGGGCCCCTACGTGGCGCAGGTGACGGCGGGGGTGATCCCCCCGGTGATCTTCCTGCCGCTCGTCTTCCTGGTGGCTGCGGGCATCGCCTTTTCCACCGGCACGAGCTGGGGCACCTTCGGCATCATGCTCCCGATCGCCGTGCCGGCGGCCGAGGCGCTGGGGCTGCCGCTCGCGCCCTTCGTGGCCGCGTCGCTCTCGGGCGGCATCTTCGGCGACCACTGCTCGCCCATCAGCGACACCACGATCATCTCGTCGATGGCCGCCGCCACCGACCACATCGATCACGTGCGCACCCAGCTGCCGTATGCCCTGACCGGCGGCGCGATCGCGGTGGTGGCCTTCGCCCTCGTCGGAGCGACCCTCTGA
- a CDS encoding DNA-3-methyladenine glycosylase: MAGAADAGRPDREGLPWQVAGEPLVVSGCAAHPLPRFDLPVPDVARALLGSRLESTIGGERVTGVVVETEAYLGADDPASHAATRAGVTERNRAMFGPAGRAYVYRSYGMHWCLNVVAGAEGTGGAVLVRGLEVIEGLDVVRRRRGRDDHPADGPGRLAVALGVTGEHYGHDLARPPLRLLPGWRVPDEWVRVTPRIGIRKAAERLLRYCVSRSPGVSR; encoded by the coding sequence GTGGCCGGAGCAGCTGACGCCGGCCGTCCGGATCGAGAGGGGCTTCCCTGGCAGGTCGCGGGGGAGCCCCTCGTCGTATCCGGGTGCGCCGCGCATCCGCTCCCCCGCTTCGACCTCCCGGTTCCCGATGTGGCCCGGGCGCTGCTCGGGTCCCGGCTGGAGTCCACGATCGGGGGCGAGCGGGTCACCGGCGTGGTGGTGGAGACGGAGGCCTATCTCGGGGCCGACGATCCCGCGAGTCACGCCGCCACCCGGGCCGGAGTGACCGAGCGCAACCGCGCCATGTTCGGCCCGGCCGGACGGGCCTACGTGTACCGCAGCTACGGCATGCACTGGTGCCTCAACGTGGTGGCGGGCGCGGAGGGGACCGGGGGCGCGGTGCTGGTGCGGGGGCTCGAGGTGATCGAAGGGCTCGACGTGGTGCGGCGCCGACGCGGCCGCGACGACCATCCCGCCGACGGTCCGGGGCGCCTCGCGGTCGCCCTCGGCGTCACCGGCGAGCACTACGGGCACGACCTCGCTCGCCCGCCCCTGCGGCTTCTTCCGGGGTGGCGCGTGCCCGACGAATGGGTGAGGGTGACGCCCCGGATCGGGATCCGGAAGGCGGCCGAGCGTCTTCTTCGCTACTGTGTTTCGCGCAGTCCGGGCGTCTCCCGGTAG
- a CDS encoding NYN domain-containing protein: MPFTRAPHRGDAVAPAAAPNAALLIDFDNVTMGMRSDLSRDLRKLLESDIIKGKVTVQRAYADWRRYPQYIVPLSENSIDLIFAPAYGSSKKNATDIRMAIDAMELVFVRPEIGTFILLTGDSDFSSCVLKLKEYGKYVIGVGIQESSSDILVQNCDEYYSYTSLTGLTKTTGGDQKSADPWVLVEQAIKKMVERDDVMRSDRLKQVMIEIDSTFDEGSFGFSKFSRFLTEAASKNLVELRKMENGQYEVGPPSGKGSSSGGHSRRDDRRDDRRSRGRDRSNGRGRRGRGAGDDEKERTSSAESAPETSSEGPSRNDAYALLTQALEALRDDGRHPVRDSDVKRRMLEIDGNFDEGELGFPKFSRFLQQADDDGIVSLRKEDGGNYEVALGDAAPAADAAAEAQESAAEGADDAAVGEPTSGEDAAVDAAPEPDASAGSGPVVRELRPEDVIDPDAPGRRLGPRGGTTRRRDDDSPPPLLPGQAGGAVQSTDDTGGAEAAASDEEPVEAEKPKRRSRRGGSKRGGAKKADEAKAEKPAEESPKAETSQDDRPADDGADASEVNVESLGLPTDADAQLRYLSNSYRGVGKKTAEALVENFGETLFTVLQTDPERVKSVVPPARAEAVLEAWAEDFARRSSEAAESESESEGGRSSGGRGRGRRGRRGRGGRSS, from the coding sequence ATGCCCTTCACGCGCGCGCCCCATCGTGGGGACGCCGTCGCGCCGGCCGCCGCACCGAATGCGGCCCTCCTCATCGACTTCGACAACGTCACCATGGGGATGCGGAGCGATCTCTCCCGAGATCTCCGCAAGCTTCTCGAGTCGGACATCATCAAGGGGAAGGTCACGGTGCAGCGGGCGTACGCCGACTGGCGCCGCTACCCGCAGTACATCGTTCCCCTCTCCGAAAACTCGATCGATCTGATCTTCGCCCCCGCCTACGGGTCGTCGAAGAAGAACGCCACCGACATCCGCATGGCCATCGACGCCATGGAGCTGGTGTTCGTGCGGCCCGAGATCGGCACCTTCATCCTGCTCACGGGCGACAGCGATTTCTCGAGCTGCGTGCTCAAGCTGAAGGAGTACGGCAAGTACGTGATCGGGGTCGGCATCCAGGAGTCGAGCTCCGACATCCTCGTGCAGAACTGCGACGAGTACTACTCGTACACCTCGCTCACCGGCCTCACGAAGACCACGGGCGGCGACCAGAAGTCCGCCGACCCCTGGGTGCTCGTGGAGCAGGCGATCAAGAAGATGGTGGAGCGCGACGACGTCATGCGCTCCGACCGCCTGAAGCAGGTGATGATCGAGATCGACTCCACCTTCGACGAGGGGTCGTTCGGCTTCAGCAAGTTCAGTCGCTTCCTGACCGAGGCGGCGTCGAAGAACCTGGTCGAGCTCCGGAAGATGGAGAACGGGCAGTACGAGGTGGGACCGCCCTCCGGAAAGGGTTCGTCGAGCGGTGGGCACTCGCGTCGCGACGACCGCCGGGACGACCGTCGCTCCCGCGGGCGGGATCGCTCGAACGGGCGCGGCCGCCGCGGTCGCGGAGCGGGAGACGACGAGAAGGAGCGGACCTCCTCCGCCGAGTCCGCGCCGGAAACGTCGTCCGAGGGGCCGTCGCGCAACGACGCCTACGCCCTCCTCACGCAGGCGCTCGAGGCGCTGCGCGACGACGGCCGCCACCCGGTGCGCGACTCCGACGTGAAGCGGCGCATGCTCGAGATCGACGGCAACTTCGACGAGGGTGAGCTGGGCTTTCCGAAGTTCAGCCGCTTCCTGCAGCAGGCCGACGACGACGGCATCGTCTCGCTCCGCAAGGAGGACGGCGGCAACTACGAGGTCGCGCTCGGCGATGCCGCGCCGGCGGCCGACGCCGCCGCCGAGGCGCAGGAGAGCGCTGCCGAGGGGGCCGACGACGCCGCGGTCGGGGAGCCGACGAGTGGCGAAGACGCCGCGGTCGACGCCGCGCCCGAGCCCGACGCCTCGGCCGGATCCGGACCGGTGGTGCGGGAGCTGCGACCCGAGGACGTGATCGATCCGGATGCGCCCGGGCGCCGACTCGGACCGCGGGGGGGCACCACCCGACGCCGCGACGACGATTCGCCCCCGCCGCTCCTGCCCGGTCAGGCCGGGGGAGCCGTGCAGTCGACCGACGACACGGGTGGCGCCGAGGCCGCCGCCTCCGACGAGGAGCCGGTCGAGGCCGAGAAGCCGAAGCGGCGGTCGCGCCGCGGGGGCTCGAAGCGCGGGGGGGCGAAGAAGGCCGACGAGGCGAAGGCCGAGAAGCCGGCGGAGGAATCTCCGAAGGCGGAGACGTCGCAGGACGACCGCCCGGCCGACGACGGCGCGGACGCCTCCGAGGTGAACGTCGAGTCGCTCGGGCTGCCGACCGACGCCGACGCGCAGCTCCGCTACCTCTCCAATTCCTATCGCGGCGTCGGCAAGAAGACGGCCGAGGCGCTGGTGGAGAACTTCGGAGAGACGCTGTTCACCGTGCTCCAGACCGATCCCGAGCGGGTGAAGTCGGTGGTGCCGCCGGCCCGCGCCGAGGCGGTGCTCGAAGCCTGGGCCGAGGACTTCGCCCGTCGGTCGAGCGAGGCCGCGGAGTCGGAGTCGGAGTCGGAGGGCGGTCGCTCTTCCGGCGGGCGGGGGCGTGGACGCCGCGGACGGCGCGGACGGGGTGGCCGGAGCAGCTGA
- a CDS encoding class I adenylate-forming enzyme family protein: MALRERYRHATLASALAHRATIGAQDEFLIHRGRTWSLGEIDTQAEALAASLHGFGVEAGDRVALVLPQCPEFVVGLFAAARLGAVVVPLSPSLTPAELRYRLRHSEAVAAITVEVHDEVDFLERFEAMMPQLPELKHLVTVGEDDLWYGDRVFQWEDVVSAGAGRDYAPADPATDPSAPLVLVYTAGTTGKPKAVTLSHANLLYGATVTADTLGLRSDDRVVGLSALHHVFGLGPGLLGCLLSGATLILAERADPGEVLDLVEAHGVTVLYGIPTLFFGELGEQERRPRNLSSLRVALAAGAPVPESLLRRVEAELCSPLLVAYSTTETGSIVSLTLPGDPGGDRRTTVGRPLAETRVRILEEGRELPEESIGEVAVSGPGVMAGYYRQPLETRESFDADGFFVTGDLGMVDEDGFLHLVGRRKGVIIRTGFNVYPREVEDRIRAHPAVHEVAVVGIPDSVLGEAICACVIPVEGAIVDEEDLRDWCRETLSDEKVPDLVRLLDRFPRTATGDVRKVELARWIEGGPPTGSEDQADTE, translated from the coding sequence ATGGCGCTCCGCGAGCGCTACCGGCACGCAACCCTCGCATCCGCGCTGGCTCACCGAGCCACCATCGGAGCGCAGGACGAGTTTCTGATCCACCGGGGGCGGACGTGGTCTCTGGGCGAGATCGACACTCAGGCCGAGGCCCTCGCCGCCTCGCTCCACGGCTTCGGTGTGGAGGCGGGCGACCGGGTGGCGCTCGTACTGCCCCAGTGCCCCGAGTTCGTGGTCGGTCTCTTCGCCGCGGCCCGGCTCGGCGCCGTGGTCGTGCCTCTCAGCCCTTCCCTCACCCCGGCCGAGCTTCGGTATCGGCTGCGGCACTCCGAGGCGGTGGCCGCGATCACCGTCGAGGTGCACGACGAGGTGGACTTCCTCGAGCGGTTCGAGGCGATGATGCCCCAGCTGCCCGAGTTGAAGCACCTCGTGACCGTCGGCGAGGACGATCTCTGGTACGGCGACCGGGTGTTTCAGTGGGAGGACGTCGTCTCGGCGGGGGCGGGCCGCGACTACGCGCCGGCCGATCCGGCCACCGACCCGTCGGCGCCGCTGGTGCTGGTGTACACGGCGGGCACCACCGGCAAGCCGAAGGCCGTCACCCTCAGTCACGCCAACCTGCTGTACGGGGCCACGGTCACCGCCGATACCCTCGGCCTCCGATCGGACGATCGGGTGGTCGGACTCTCGGCGCTGCACCACGTGTTCGGTCTCGGTCCCGGGCTGCTGGGCTGCCTGCTGTCGGGAGCCACCCTGATCCTGGCCGAGCGCGCGGACCCCGGCGAGGTGCTGGATCTCGTCGAGGCGCACGGCGTGACCGTACTGTACGGCATTCCGACGCTCTTCTTCGGTGAACTGGGCGAGCAGGAGCGCCGCCCGCGGAATCTGTCGTCGCTGCGAGTGGCCCTCGCGGCGGGCGCGCCGGTGCCGGAGTCGCTGCTCCGCCGCGTCGAGGCCGAGCTGTGCTCGCCCCTGCTCGTCGCCTACTCCACCACCGAGACCGGCTCGATCGTCTCGCTCACCCTGCCGGGCGACCCGGGCGGTGATCGCCGCACGACGGTCGGGCGCCCGCTCGCGGAGACGCGCGTGCGCATTCTCGAGGAGGGACGGGAACTCCCCGAGGAGAGCATCGGCGAGGTGGCGGTGTCCGGACCCGGGGTCATGGCGGGCTACTACCGGCAGCCCCTCGAGACCCGGGAGAGCTTCGACGCCGACGGCTTCTTCGTGACCGGAGACCTCGGCATGGTCGACGAGGACGGGTTCCTGCATTTGGTGGGGCGCCGCAAAGGCGTTATCATCAGAACTGGCTTCAATGTGTACCCTCGCGAAGTCGAGGATCGCATTCGTGCCCACCCCGCGGTCCACGAGGTCGCGGTGGTGGGGATCCCGGACTCCGTTCTGGGGGAGGCCATCTGTGCCTGCGTGATTCCCGTCGAGGGAGCGATCGTCGACGAGGAGGACCTCCGCGACTGGTGTCGCGAGACCCTCTCCGACGAGAAGGTGCCGGACCTGGTTCGGTTGCTCGATCGTTTCCCGCGGACGGCGACCGGCGATGTCCGGAAAGTCGAACTCGCGCGGTGGATCGAAGGCGGTCCGCCCACCGGGTCGGAGGATCAGGCAGACACCGAGTAG
- the aroB gene encoding 3-dehydroquinate synthase, with product MSATAVTEVPVRAGGGLRDYAVRVGTGLIDTVGEVARAVAPSARRWVVIADDTVGALYGDRVCASFGGADAPLLTFPAGEQNKTRARWEALTDAMLARGLGRDSGVVALGGGVTGDLAGFVAATYLRGVPVVQVPTSIVAMVDSAVGGKTGVDTPAGKNLVGAFHPPAAVIVDPTVIRTLPRRQRAEGLAEAVKHGAIADADYGRGIAHRAEALLSGEVEAIRRMVLRSIEVKASVVSRDERESGLREILNFGHTLGHALEAASGFGLTHGEAVAIGMVLEAQLGELVGHTRQGSAERLVEILQAVELPVRRPPELDPEVVEGFLGADKKVRAGQWRMVFLAELGRVHDAGGRWAHAVERGPVRTVLESS from the coding sequence GTGAGCGCGACCGCGGTGACCGAGGTGCCGGTTCGGGCCGGAGGGGGGCTGCGCGACTACGCCGTGCGGGTCGGCACGGGGCTGATCGACACCGTGGGTGAGGTGGCCCGCGCGGTGGCCCCCTCTGCCCGTCGCTGGGTGGTGATCGCCGACGACACGGTGGGCGCCCTCTACGGCGACCGCGTGTGCGCGTCGTTCGGCGGCGCCGACGCCCCCCTGCTGACCTTTCCCGCGGGGGAGCAGAACAAGACGCGGGCCCGATGGGAGGCGCTCACCGACGCCATGCTCGCGCGCGGCTTGGGGCGGGACTCCGGAGTGGTGGCGCTCGGTGGAGGGGTCACGGGCGACCTGGCCGGCTTCGTCGCTGCGACCTATCTGCGCGGAGTGCCGGTGGTGCAGGTACCCACCTCGATCGTGGCCATGGTCGACAGTGCGGTCGGCGGGAAGACGGGGGTCGACACCCCGGCCGGCAAGAACCTCGTCGGCGCCTTCCATCCGCCCGCCGCGGTGATCGTCGACCCGACCGTGATCCGCACGCTGCCGCGCCGCCAGCGGGCCGAGGGCCTCGCGGAGGCGGTCAAGCACGGTGCCATCGCCGACGCAGACTACGGCCGGGGCATCGCACACCGGGCGGAGGCGCTCCTCTCGGGCGAGGTGGAGGCGATCCGCCGCATGGTCCTTCGCTCGATCGAGGTGAAGGCCTCCGTGGTGAGCCGCGACGAGCGCGAGTCGGGGCTGCGCGAGATCCTCAACTTCGGGCACACCCTGGGGCACGCGCTCGAAGCGGCGTCGGGGTTCGGGCTGACGCACGGCGAGGCGGTGGCGATCGGGATGGTGCTCGAGGCGCAACTGGGCGAACTCGTCGGCCACACGCGACAGGGCTCCGCCGAGCGGCTGGTCGAGATCCTGCAGGCGGTCGAACTCCCGGTCCGCCGGCCCCCCGAGCTCGACCCCGAGGTGGTGGAGGGCTTCCTGGGGGCGGACAAGAAGGTGCGGGCCGGCCAGTGGCGGATGGTGTTCCTCGCCGAACTCGGGCGGGTGCACGACGCGGGGGGGCGCTGGGCCCACGCGGTCGAGCGGGGGCCGGTCCGCACGGTGCTGGAGTCGTCTTGA